In Paracoccus aminophilus JCM 7686, a single window of DNA contains:
- a CDS encoding recombinase family protein, whose protein sequence is MARFVIYTRSGPEDLGRADVSLAAQNRDIELYLADYVSAPDILGHYCDRLTSIEERARNLDTALSLCQETGATLLVARTDRLPFDDMGFAPFFANAGLALRVASLPDAPKSELLVFARLQAQERRFDHRQARQALPDEITTRQTYQRPRGHDQIEQIARIALPLRHRGATMGDIASELNRAGITTARGAAWRATNVSRILSYLETNPAT, encoded by the coding sequence ATGGCGCGATTTGTCATCTATACCCGCAGCGGCCCCGAGGATCTCGGGCGAGCCGATGTCAGCCTCGCGGCGCAGAACCGCGATATCGAGCTGTATCTGGCCGATTACGTCAGCGCGCCGGATATTCTGGGCCATTATTGTGACCGCCTGACCAGCATCGAGGAGCGCGCGCGCAATCTCGATACGGCGCTCTCGCTCTGTCAGGAGACGGGAGCGACGCTTCTGGTCGCGCGCACCGACCGTTTGCCCTTCGACGATATGGGATTCGCCCCGTTTTTTGCCAATGCGGGTCTGGCCTTGCGGGTAGCCTCGCTGCCCGACGCGCCGAAATCCGAGCTTCTGGTTTTTGCCCGGCTGCAGGCGCAAGAGCGGCGTTTCGATCATCGGCAGGCGCGGCAGGCGTTACCCGATGAGATTACCACGCGTCAGACCTATCAACGCCCGCGTGGCCACGACCAGATCGAGCAGATCGCCCGGATCGCGCTGCCCCTGCGCCACCGTGGCGCGACCATGGGCGATATTGCCTCCGAGCTGAACCGCGCCGGGATCACCACGGCGCGCGGAGCGGCCTGGCGGGCAACCAATGTCTCGCGGATTCTCAGCTATCTTGAGACCAATCCGGCGACGTGA